One genomic region from Anabaena sp. PCC 7108 encodes:
- a CDS encoding PfaD family polyunsaturated fatty acid/polyketide biosynthesis protein: protein MLNTKNILEQQNNSLKISSLLSHYHQPWQGNINTVSFDAEGIKSKLRNLEKPCYILKKEGQIGISNELNIVHYNHSNSAKIETLISVPSLSIQQLGDPTFLDFYGVKYAYATGAMAQGIASEELVIALGKERILSSFGAGGLSPHRVESAINRIQQALQQKPYAFNLLHSPSEPAIERRSIDLYLQYQVSIIEASAFLDLTDNIVYYRAAGLSLNSANQIEIKNKVIAKVSRREVATKFLQPAPVKILKQLVKQGLISELQATLAEKIPMADDITVEADSGGHTDNRPLICLLPSILELRDEIQAKYCYKQPVRIGVAGGISTPQSALAAFMMGAAYVVTGSINQSCIEAGTSQYTKELLAQSEMADVMMAPAADMFEMGVKLQVLKRGTLFPLRAQKLLELYKNYNSIEEIPPAELEKLEKQILKKTVQEVWQETVTYLSQRNPEKLNKALSNSKLKMALIFRWYLGLSSRWSNTGEKGREIDYQIWCGPAMGSFNNWVKGSYLSESKNRKVVDIADHIMTGAAFLYRIQSLKIQGLTIPDEYGQYRPEG, encoded by the coding sequence GTGTTAAACACAAAAAATATCCTAGAACAGCAGAATAATTCTCTCAAAATATCTAGCTTATTGAGCCACTATCACCAACCTTGGCAAGGAAATATAAATACTGTTTCATTTGATGCAGAAGGTATTAAATCTAAACTGAGGAATTTAGAAAAACCATGTTATATACTAAAAAAAGAAGGGCAAATAGGAATTAGCAATGAATTAAATATAGTCCATTATAATCATAGCAACTCAGCCAAAATAGAAACCTTAATTTCTGTTCCATCTTTATCAATTCAACAATTAGGTGATCCAACCTTTCTTGATTTTTACGGAGTCAAATATGCCTATGCTACAGGTGCAATGGCTCAGGGAATTGCTTCCGAAGAATTAGTAATTGCGTTAGGAAAAGAAAGGATTTTAAGTTCATTTGGTGCAGGAGGTTTATCTCCTCACCGTGTCGAATCAGCCATTAACCGCATTCAACAAGCTTTACAGCAAAAACCTTACGCATTTAACTTACTTCATAGTCCCAGTGAACCAGCTATTGAACGTCGTAGCATAGATTTATATCTGCAATATCAAGTCAGCATAATTGAAGCTTCTGCATTTTTAGATTTGACTGATAACATCGTTTACTATCGAGCCGCAGGACTAAGTTTAAATTCAGCCAATCAAATCGAAATCAAAAATAAAGTCATTGCTAAAGTTTCACGTCGAGAAGTTGCAACTAAATTTCTTCAACCTGCTCCCGTAAAAATTCTCAAACAATTAGTTAAACAAGGTCTTATTAGTGAATTACAAGCCACTCTTGCCGAAAAAATTCCGATGGCTGATGATATTACCGTAGAAGCAGATTCTGGAGGTCATACAGATAATCGTCCGCTCATTTGTTTATTACCTTCTATTTTGGAATTGCGAGATGAAATTCAAGCTAAATATTGTTATAAACAACCAGTAAGGATTGGTGTAGCAGGTGGAATTTCTACCCCACAATCAGCATTAGCTGCTTTTATGATGGGTGCAGCTTATGTAGTCACCGGCTCTATTAATCAATCTTGCATTGAAGCTGGAACTTCTCAATATACCAAAGAATTACTAGCTCAATCAGAAATGGCTGATGTGATGATGGCTCCCGCAGCGGATATGTTTGAAATGGGAGTAAAATTGCAAGTTCTCAAACGTGGAACACTCTTTCCTCTCCGCGCTCAAAAATTATTAGAATTATACAAAAACTATAACTCAATTGAAGAAATTCCTCCAGCAGAACTGGAAAAATTAGAAAAGCAAATTCTGAAAAAGACAGTACAAGAAGTTTGGCAAGAAACTGTTACTTATTTATCTCAACGTAACCCAGAAAAATTAAACAAAGCACTTAGTAATTCCAAGCTAAAAATGGCTTTAATTTTCCGCTGGTATCTGGGACTATCTTCCCGCTGGTCTAATACTGGTGAAAAAGGTCGAGAAATTGATTACCAAATTTGGTGTGGTCCAGCCATGGGTAGCTTTAATAATTGGGTGAAAGGTTCCTATTTATCTGAATCCAAAAATCGAAAAGTCGTGGATATTGCTGACCATATTATGACAGGTGCAGCATTTTTGTACCGCATTCAAAGTTTAAAAATTCAAGGATTAACAATTCCAGATGAATATGGTCAATATCGTCCAGAAGGTTGA
- a CDS encoding type I polyketide synthase: protein MAACQFEAAFAQLQSEISNCEKALLKLIKVKKNMHTNKNNLSQINAKLQQTNVAIIGMASIFPQSKNLQEYWDKIIQKVDCITDVPPSRWSIDDYYDPNPKTPDKTYCKRGGFIPDIDFNPLEFGLPPNILEVTDISQLLGLVVAKAAIEDAGYGESPQLNRDIYDRTGVVLGVAIGRQLAIPLSSRLQYPVWEKVLKSSGLSNEDTQKIIAKIQSAYVQWEENAFPGMLANVISGRIANRLDLGGLNCVVDAACASSLGALKMAISELVEHRADMMITGGVDTDNSILAYMCFSKTPAVSPSENVKPFDVDSDGMMLGEGVGMLVLKRLEDAQRDNDRIYAVIKGIGTSSDGRYKSIYAPRSEGQVKALHRAYEDAGFSPSSVGLMEAHGTGTMVGDPTEFSSIKEVFGENNPKKQYIALGTVKSQIGHTKAAAGAASLIKTALALHHKVLPPTINITKPHPKLNIETSPFYLNTETRPWITNQPRRAGVSAFGFGGTNYHVVLEEYEPEHNHSYRLHNTAKSILLFAPTTPELLSRCLDIQQKLQSEDKERHYQQLITECESVKIPVNHARVGFVADSLTQAGEFLQIIIDSLKNKPEAESWEHPKRIYYRQRGIETSGKVVALFSGQGSQYLEMGREVAVNFPYLRQIYAHMDNLLCEDGLRPLSEVVFPPPVFDTTQKASQLAALQMTEYAQPAIGAFSAGLYKILQQAGFKPDFVAGHSFGELTALWAGGVLSEEDYLFLVKARGQAMATPADSQFDAGGMLAVQGDVIQVTELIQNFPQIAIANCNSQRQVVLAGKKTEIAQVQDFLKQKGFSTVLLGVSAAFHTPLVAHAQKPFAKAIEKVTFNAPQIPVYTNVTGGCYPNEASAIQKILKEHLLNQVLFQQEIENLYKSGGYCFVEFGPKNILTKLVKDILSGKPHLAVALNGNPTKNSSDDDRTLREAVIQLRVAGLPLQNLDPYQISTKIPKVDQKKVLNVRLNSTNLDDKTQQAFAKSLQNGHIVNVQTATVKDLEAVNNNGKSVNNGHHLEAVNNNGKSVNNQKLDQVEIQPQNYERVIDSLEYSLSEFERQQRDIMHVHEQSLTNQTEYTKNFVQLMQQQHSLLKNCQVTEDQTQQNAIASSERSIMRFHDHQTDTLHIHQQYLNYQQEYIHKYFQLIQEHYQVLLPDDTSQPQPESRDITHNITTISPSSAQEELYHNPLNADHQDSKEYEKEEFSNFSTTTGIITNQPDLILEEKSHHDHHIEAKDIATITVAPTTLNSIDLNHLQPTLLNIVSDKTGYPVEMLDLSMDIEADLGIDSIKRVEILGGLLELYPDLPKPNPEELGQLRTLAQIVEYIQTQVRDLPNNQVEVSETTISPPQTLIEIPHQIPKSNSENISTPPIDFVAKELATNIPADLSNVLLNIVSDKTGYPAEMLDLSMDIEADLGIDSIKRVEILGSLLEIYPDLPKPNPEELGQLRTLGQIVEYVQHQIKGISSAVEQDNKATQKVVFDQQLAELDINPNPKIFRSPAKLKQLPQPDILDFTIPDNHIILITDDGSTTTEKLAAALTAQGWKTVVLSFPSLESKLAENINRVVLTDWNEESLQYQLENISHQYGAVAAFIHLHPFHNINHLETEKNILRHVFLIAKHLKEPLNQAANQDRSYFFTIAHLDGQFGLGHTTKFSAITAGLFGLTKSLNQEWENVFCRSCDLSPDLDEETSLKQILAELKDPNLLITEVGYSDKGRFTLVADTPIQLPISNDPLFITKNQVFLVSGGAKGITAQCVIKLAQESQCKFILLGRSSTESEPVWAEGCENEAELKQRIMEDFQAKGEKPSPIMVQKKYQAISAQREIQNTLKAIEKAGGKAEYLSVDVTERVLLQEKLAPVIERLGAITGIIHGAGNLADKRIEKKSIQDFETVYAAKVKGLENLLHCVPPSQLQYLVLFSSVVGFYGNVGQSDYAIANEILNKSAHLIKLNHPDCHVVAINWGPWDSGMVSPELKKAFAERGIETIPIKLGAQMLVNELKNQNHETVQVVIGSPLVSVPTTLKSELKKYRIHRQLTLAANPFLHDHVIVGRPVLPATCGLSWMANSCEQLYPGYQALCFPKFKVLKGIIFDETLAKQYTLELQEIAKIENKEIEFTAKISSKSPDGKIRYHFSSNIILKRSASTPPNYEFLNLQQDDQFLSKNQLLYQHGASSLFHGTTFQGVKSVLNASPAKLTLECYLPQPTSQQQGQFPVQTFNPYIADVQIHFLWIWTQQFHQLGCLPAEIQSFEQFAPVPFDETFYVTCEIKSQTALTAMADVITHNRQGQVYNRMIGAKGTILSQPI from the coding sequence AAGATGCTGGTTACGGGGAATCTCCACAGTTGAACCGCGATATTTACGATCGCACTGGGGTAGTCTTAGGAGTAGCCATTGGTAGACAATTAGCAATCCCTCTCAGCAGCAGGTTACAATATCCAGTCTGGGAAAAAGTCCTCAAAAGCAGCGGTTTATCAAACGAAGACACCCAAAAAATCATTGCCAAAATCCAAAGTGCATATGTGCAATGGGAAGAAAATGCCTTCCCCGGTATGTTAGCTAACGTCATTTCTGGACGTATCGCCAATCGCCTCGACTTAGGAGGGTTGAACTGTGTAGTTGATGCAGCTTGCGCCAGTTCCTTAGGTGCGTTAAAAATGGCAATTAGCGAGTTAGTTGAACATCGCGCCGATATGATGATTACAGGTGGCGTTGATACCGATAACTCCATTTTGGCCTATATGTGTTTTAGTAAAACACCCGCCGTTTCTCCTAGTGAAAACGTCAAACCCTTCGATGTCGATTCTGATGGGATGATGTTGGGAGAAGGGGTAGGGATGTTGGTACTCAAGCGTTTAGAAGATGCCCAACGAGATAATGATCGCATCTATGCAGTTATTAAAGGCATTGGCACTTCTAGCGATGGCAGGTATAAAAGTATCTATGCACCCCGTTCGGAAGGACAAGTTAAAGCCTTACACCGTGCTTATGAAGATGCGGGATTTTCACCGTCGAGTGTGGGTTTAATGGAAGCACATGGTACGGGAACGATGGTGGGAGATCCTACAGAATTCAGTTCTATCAAAGAAGTTTTTGGGGAAAACAATCCTAAAAAACAATATATTGCTTTGGGAACTGTCAAATCTCAAATTGGACATACCAAAGCCGCCGCAGGTGCAGCAAGTCTGATTAAAACTGCTTTAGCATTACATCACAAAGTATTACCACCCACAATTAACATTACTAAACCACATCCAAAACTGAATATTGAGACTTCTCCATTTTATTTAAATACAGAAACCAGACCTTGGATTACTAACCAACCCAGACGGGCGGGGGTGAGTGCTTTTGGCTTTGGGGGAACTAATTATCACGTCGTTTTGGAAGAATACGAACCTGAACATAATCACTCCTATCGTTTACACAATACTGCCAAATCAATACTGTTATTTGCACCCACAACTCCAGAGTTATTATCTCGCTGTTTAGATATCCAACAAAAGTTGCAATCAGAAGATAAAGAACGGCATTATCAACAATTAATTACAGAATGTGAATCTGTAAAAATTCCTGTCAATCATGCCAGAGTGGGGTTTGTCGCTGATTCTTTGACGCAAGCTGGAGAATTTTTGCAAATCATTATTGACTCGCTGAAAAATAAGCCAGAAGCCGAATCTTGGGAACATCCGAAAAGAATTTACTACCGCCAAAGAGGGATAGAAACTTCAGGTAAAGTGGTGGCTTTGTTTTCTGGGCAAGGTTCCCAATATTTAGAAATGGGGCGGGAAGTTGCAGTTAACTTTCCTTACTTGCGTCAAATCTATGCTCACATGGATAACTTGTTGTGTGAAGATGGGTTACGCCCCCTATCCGAAGTAGTTTTTCCACCGCCAGTGTTTGATACAACACAAAAAGCCAGTCAATTAGCAGCATTGCAAATGACGGAATATGCACAGCCTGCAATTGGTGCTTTTAGTGCTGGGTTGTACAAGATATTGCAACAAGCTGGGTTTAAGCCAGATTTTGTTGCCGGTCATAGTTTCGGAGAATTGACGGCTTTGTGGGCTGGGGGTGTGTTGAGTGAGGAGGATTACTTGTTCTTAGTGAAAGCTAGGGGACAAGCGATGGCTACACCAGCAGATTCTCAATTTGATGCGGGAGGGATGTTAGCGGTACAAGGGGATGTCATTCAGGTGACAGAATTGATTCAGAATTTCCCCCAAATTGCGATCGCTAATTGCAATTCTCAGCGTCAGGTAGTATTGGCTGGGAAAAAGACCGAAATTGCCCAAGTGCAGGATTTTCTCAAGCAGAAGGGTTTTTCTACTGTTTTACTGGGAGTTTCCGCAGCTTTTCACACACCTTTGGTAGCCCATGCACAGAAACCTTTTGCTAAAGCAATTGAAAAGGTGACTTTCAACGCTCCACAAATTCCAGTTTATACCAATGTCACAGGCGGATGTTATCCCAATGAAGCCTCAGCAATTCAAAAAATTCTCAAGGAACATTTGCTAAATCAGGTATTGTTTCAGCAGGAAATTGAGAATCTTTATAAGTCTGGTGGGTATTGTTTTGTGGAGTTTGGCCCCAAAAATATTCTTACCAAGTTGGTGAAAGATATTTTGAGTGGAAAACCACATCTAGCTGTGGCTTTAAATGGGAATCCTACTAAGAATAGCAGCGACGATGATCGCACTTTACGAGAAGCAGTAATACAGTTGCGGGTGGCTGGATTACCGTTGCAAAATTTAGACCCTTACCAAATTTCTACCAAAATTCCCAAAGTTGATCAAAAGAAGGTTTTGAATGTGCGTTTGAATAGCACTAATTTGGATGACAAAACTCAACAAGCTTTTGCAAAATCACTGCAAAATGGGCATATAGTTAATGTCCAAACAGCCACAGTCAAGGATTTAGAAGCAGTTAACAATAACGGTAAATCTGTAAATAACGGACATCATTTAGAAGCAGTTAACAATAACGGTAAATCTGTAAATAACCAGAAATTGGATCAAGTGGAAATTCAACCGCAGAACTACGAACGAGTGATTGACAGTTTAGAGTACTCTCTGTCAGAATTCGAGCGCCAGCAACGTGATATTATGCACGTTCATGAACAATCTTTGACAAATCAGACAGAGTACACAAAAAACTTTGTCCAGTTAATGCAACAGCAGCATTCCTTATTAAAAAATTGTCAAGTAACTGAAGATCAGACACAACAAAATGCGATCGCTAGTTCTGAGCGTAGCATAATGCGGTTTCACGATCATCAAACTGACACCCTCCACATCCATCAGCAATATTTAAACTATCAGCAAGAATACATTCACAAATACTTCCAACTGATTCAGGAACATTATCAGGTTTTACTTCCAGATGATACTTCTCAACCTCAACCAGAATCCAGAGATATTACACACAACATCACCACAATATCACCATCCTCAGCACAGGAAGAGTTATATCATAATCCATTAAATGCTGATCATCAAGACAGCAAGGAGTATGAAAAAGAAGAGTTTAGCAACTTCTCCACAACTACGGGAATTATCACTAATCAACCGGACTTGATATTAGAAGAAAAATCCCACCATGATCATCATATAGAAGCAAAAGACATTGCCACTATCACCGTAGCACCCACAACACTCAACAGTATTGATCTTAATCATCTCCAACCCACTCTACTCAACATCGTTAGTGATAAAACAGGTTATCCAGTAGAAATGTTAGACCTGTCAATGGATATTGAAGCAGACTTGGGAATTGATTCCATCAAACGGGTAGAAATTCTCGGTGGTTTGCTAGAATTATATCCCGATTTACCCAAACCAAACCCAGAAGAATTAGGTCAATTACGTACTCTGGCACAAATTGTCGAGTATATACAAACTCAAGTGCGAGACTTACCTAATAATCAAGTAGAAGTTTCAGAAACAACTATTTCTCCACCACAGACTTTAATTGAAATTCCTCACCAAATCCCCAAATCTAACTCAGAAAATATCTCCACACCTCCCATAGATTTTGTAGCAAAAGAATTAGCAACAAATATACCCGCAGACTTGAGTAATGTTCTCCTCAACATTGTCAGTGATAAGACAGGTTATCCAGCAGAGATGTTAGACCTGTCAATGGATATTGAAGCAGATTTGGGAATTGATTCCATTAAACGGGTAGAAATTCTCGGTAGTTTGCTAGAAATTTACCCCGATTTACCCAAACCAAACCCAGAAGAATTAGGTCAATTGCGAACTCTGGGTCAAATTGTCGAATATGTACAACATCAGATCAAGGGAATATCATCTGCGGTTGAACAGGATAATAAGGCGACACAAAAAGTTGTTTTTGATCAGCAATTAGCGGAACTTGATATTAATCCTAATCCTAAAATTTTCCGCAGTCCAGCCAAATTAAAGCAACTTCCCCAACCAGACATTTTAGATTTTACCATTCCTGACAACCATATCATCTTGATCACTGATGATGGTTCCACCACCACAGAGAAATTAGCAGCAGCTTTAACAGCACAGGGTTGGAAAACTGTAGTTTTAAGTTTTCCCTCTCTTGAATCAAAGTTAGCTGAAAATATTAATCGAGTAGTACTGACTGATTGGAATGAAGAAAGTTTACAATATCAGTTGGAAAATATCTCTCATCAATATGGCGCTGTAGCTGCATTTATTCACCTGCACCCCTTTCACAATATCAACCATCTGGAAACAGAAAAAAATATTCTCCGCCATGTCTTTTTAATCGCCAAACATCTCAAAGAACCACTCAATCAAGCCGCAAATCAAGACCGCAGTTATTTCTTTACCATAGCACATCTAGATGGACAATTTGGACTCGGACACACAACCAAATTCAGCGCCATTACGGCGGGACTATTTGGACTTACTAAAAGTTTAAATCAAGAATGGGAAAATGTATTTTGTCGTTCCTGTGATTTAAGTCCTGATTTAGATGAAGAGACATCATTAAAACAGATTCTCGCTGAACTTAAAGATCCTAATCTGTTAATTACAGAAGTCGGATATAGCGACAAAGGAAGATTCACTTTAGTTGCGGATACTCCCATCCAATTACCCATTAGCAATGATCCATTATTTATTACCAAAAATCAAGTATTTTTAGTCAGTGGTGGCGCAAAAGGAATTACCGCCCAATGTGTAATTAAACTAGCCCAAGAATCGCAATGTAAATTTATCCTTTTGGGGCGTTCGAGTACAGAATCAGAACCTGTATGGGCTGAAGGTTGCGAAAATGAAGCTGAACTAAAACAGCGGATTATGGAGGATTTTCAGGCGAAAGGAGAAAAACCAAGCCCAATAATGGTGCAGAAAAAATATCAAGCGATTTCTGCCCAACGAGAAATTCAAAATACTCTCAAAGCTATTGAAAAAGCCGGAGGAAAAGCTGAATATTTGAGTGTAGATGTGACTGAAAGAGTTTTGTTACAAGAAAAACTTGCGCCTGTAATTGAACGTTTAGGGGCAATAACTGGAATTATTCACGGTGCGGGTAATTTGGCAGATAAGCGAATTGAGAAAAAATCTATTCAGGATTTTGAAACCGTTTATGCCGCCAAAGTCAAGGGTTTAGAAAATCTGCTGCACTGTGTACCACCTAGCCAACTGCAATATTTAGTTTTGTTTTCTTCTGTGGTTGGCTTTTATGGTAATGTTGGACAATCGGATTATGCAATTGCTAACGAAATCCTCAACAAATCTGCCCATCTTATCAAACTTAATCACCCCGATTGTCATGTAGTTGCTATTAACTGGGGTCCTTGGGATAGTGGCATGGTATCACCAGAATTAAAGAAAGCTTTCGCAGAACGCGGAATTGAAACTATTCCCATAAAACTCGGCGCACAGATGTTAGTTAATGAACTGAAAAATCAGAATCACGAAACCGTGCAAGTGGTAATTGGTAGTCCTTTAGTTTCTGTCCCCACTACCTTAAAAAGCGAATTAAAAAAATATCGCATTCACCGCCAATTAACATTAGCAGCTAATCCATTTTTACATGATCATGTAATCGTCGGTCGCCCCGTTCTTCCTGCTACTTGTGGACTATCATGGATGGCTAATAGTTGTGAACAACTTTATCCTGGTTATCAAGCTCTTTGTTTTCCCAAATTCAAAGTTTTGAAAGGAATTATATTTGATGAAACTTTAGCCAAGCAATACACTTTAGAATTGCAAGAAATTGCTAAGATTGAAAACAAAGAAATAGAATTTACTGCTAAAATTAGTAGTAAGAGTCCAGATGGAAAAATCCGTTATCATTTCAGTAGTAATATTATCCTGAAACGGTCAGCTTCTACTCCCCCTAACTATGAATTCCTGAACTTACAGCAGGATGACCAATTCCTTTCTAAGAATCAATTACTTTATCAACATGGGGCAAGTAGCTTATTTCACGGAACTACCTTTCAAGGCGTTAAATCTGTATTAAATGCCAGTCCCGCTAAACTCACTCTAGAATGTTATTTACCACAACCAACATCACAGCAACAGGGACAGTTTCCAGTCCAGACATTTAATCCCTATATTGCCGATGTACAGATACATTTCCTCTGGATTTGGACACAGCAATTTCATCAATTAGGTTGTTTACCGGCAGAGATACAAAGTTTTGAACAGTTCGCACCTGTCCCATTTGATGAAACGTTTTATGTTACTTGTGAAATTAAATCTCAGACTGCATTAACTGCAATGGCTGATGTTATTACTCACAATCGTCAAGGGCAAGTTTATAATCGCATGATTGGTGCTAAGGGAACTATTTTGAGTCAACCAATTTGA
- a CDS encoding type I polyketide synthase: MKEFYQNQSQKMAIVGMNCHTAGCQELDAFERCIYEGKQHFVSANYANEALPLIDFYKLPITPEEINQLPLPQLLMLKVAARTLQDAKLQPETKIAVIMVSTPQGDKPNKLASYISRLWDATSPAFGEENSVFSALHLAQKLLINQQVDAVLVAAMDFAREKNHVAGVNTLSYDQKADGILVGEGAGAVVLQLHNIAKQKHHRIYAVIDGLSVVQNSLHNSEAVTQACEMAFNLADIQPQDISYLELCASGIPQQDNAEIQGLVQAYGTTNAKLSCAVGSVKANIGHTHAASGIISLIKTALCLYHRYIPAVPQWSSPKQPEVWNDSPFYVATQSKPWFVEPGADKRIAAVNSLELDGSYVHVILSEEPTQIERHSQYLAQIPYYLFALAADNRSSLLEQLNRLQQTIQDSLSLSHTASQNFREFQKRQTATYALAILGRNQDELTREIQRAIQGVTVAFDTGKDWQTPIGSYFTPKPQGKIGKVAFVYSGSFTSYIGLCRNLFHMFPQLYEDKIVKSVYNRVANIEKLLYPRSVNKLSNRQLEALEQQLIDDPVAMLESEVGFAGLITAILKNYFQIQHQCAFGYSLGETSMMLAQGVWTSFKQTSDYLNSSPLFKTQLSGPKNAVRQCWGLPLDNQNLGFWSNYILICPVSQVREAIKHEKRVYIPLINTPEEVVIAGETQACQRVIQQLNCDAFPTSIDHVIHCDPMRSEYKELQKINTLPIQNIPDLTFYSAAEYEPITIDSQTIGNNIAKSLCQELDFPRLINRVYQDNYRIFIEVGVGGNCSRWISETLKEKEHVAVSINKRGVDDHTSIIRALGKLLSHRVALDISPLYVPSSADNQPNFKVENNPQPQNQSLTSHPHKIWKSTPSQLPNLRKYHRQKLSHNNAVMTKTHSFLLKSRQESLEQIHLLIQQQIDFYKRIV; this comes from the coding sequence ATGAAAGAATTTTACCAAAATCAATCTCAGAAAATGGCAATAGTGGGGATGAATTGTCATACTGCTGGTTGTCAGGAATTAGATGCCTTTGAACGCTGCATTTATGAAGGTAAACAGCATTTTGTTTCTGCCAATTATGCCAATGAAGCATTACCTTTAATTGATTTTTACAAATTGCCAATTACCCCAGAGGAAATTAATCAACTCCCACTTCCACAATTGTTAATGCTGAAAGTGGCTGCTCGTACTCTCCAAGATGCCAAACTGCAACCAGAAACAAAAATAGCAGTGATCATGGTGAGTACACCTCAAGGTGATAAACCCAATAAATTAGCTAGTTATATTTCCCGTCTTTGGGATGCCACTAGTCCTGCTTTCGGTGAAGAAAATTCAGTTTTTTCTGCCTTACATTTGGCACAAAAGTTATTAATTAATCAGCAAGTAGATGCTGTTTTAGTTGCCGCAATGGATTTTGCTAGGGAGAAAAATCACGTCGCAGGTGTCAATACCCTTAGTTATGATCAAAAAGCTGATGGTATTCTAGTAGGAGAAGGTGCCGGCGCTGTGGTCTTGCAACTTCACAACATAGCCAAACAAAAACATCACCGCATATATGCAGTAATTGATGGTTTGAGTGTGGTGCAGAATTCCCTACACAACTCAGAAGCAGTCACCCAAGCTTGTGAAATGGCTTTTAATCTTGCAGATATTCAACCTCAAGATATTAGCTATTTGGAACTTTGTGCTAGTGGTATTCCTCAACAAGATAATGCGGAAATTCAAGGTTTAGTTCAAGCTTATGGAACTACAAATGCAAAATTAAGTTGTGCAGTTGGTAGTGTCAAAGCTAATATTGGTCATACTCACGCCGCTTCAGGAATTATCAGCCTCATTAAAACAGCACTTTGTTTATATCACCGTTACATTCCCGCTGTTCCCCAGTGGTCTAGCCCCAAACAGCCGGAAGTGTGGAATGACAGTCCCTTTTATGTAGCCACACAATCTAAACCTTGGTTTGTAGAACCAGGTGCAGATAAAAGAATAGCTGCTGTTAATAGTTTGGAATTAGATGGCAGTTATGTACACGTAATTTTATCAGAAGAACCCACTCAGATAGAACGTCACAGCCAATATTTAGCACAAATACCTTATTATCTTTTTGCTTTGGCTGCTGATAATCGCTCTTCTCTATTAGAGCAGCTAAATAGACTCCAACAAACTATCCAAGATTCTCTCTCCCTATCTCACACCGCCAGCCAGAACTTTAGAGAATTTCAGAAGCGTCAAACAGCAACCTACGCTTTAGCAATTTTGGGACGGAATCAAGATGAATTAACACGAGAAATTCAGCGAGCAATTCAAGGTGTTACAGTTGCTTTTGATACTGGCAAAGACTGGCAAACCCCTATCGGAAGTTATTTTACACCCAAACCACAAGGAAAAATTGGTAAAGTCGCCTTTGTTTACTCTGGTTCTTTCACTTCTTATATTGGACTATGCCGTAATTTATTTCATATGTTTCCTCAACTTTATGAGGACAAAATAGTTAAAAGTGTTTACAACCGCGTTGCTAACATTGAAAAACTTCTTTATCCCCGCAGCGTCAATAAATTATCAAATAGACAACTAGAAGCCTTAGAACAGCAATTAATTGATGACCCAGTAGCAATGCTGGAATCAGAAGTTGGCTTTGCTGGACTCATAACCGCAATTCTCAAAAATTATTTCCAAATCCAACACCAATGCGCCTTTGGTTACAGCCTTGGCGAAACTAGTATGATGTTAGCCCAAGGTGTCTGGACTAGCTTTAAACAAACTAGTGATTACTTAAACTCATCACCCCTTTTTAAAACCCAGCTATCCGGTCCTAAAAATGCCGTTCGTCAATGTTGGGGATTACCATTAGATAATCAAAATCTAGGATTCTGGAGTAACTATATTCTCATCTGTCCAGTATCCCAGGTCAGGGAAGCTATTAAACATGAGAAACGGGTCTATATACCTTTAATTAACACACCAGAAGAAGTTGTAATTGCTGGAGAAACACAAGCTTGTCAAAGAGTAATTCAACAACTAAATTGTGATGCTTTTCCCACTTCTATCGATCATGTAATTCATTGCGACCCCATGCGCTCTGAATACAAAGAACTGCAAAAAATTAATACTTTACCCATTCAAAACATCCCCGATTTGACTTTTTATTCCGCCGCCGAATATGAACCAATTACCATCGATAGCCAAACAATTGGCAACAACATAGCTAAATCTCTTTGTCAAGAACTTGATTTTCCTCGCTTAATTAACCGGGTCTACCAAGACAACTACAGAATATTTATTGAAGTAGGTGTTGGTGGTAATTGCTCCAGATGGATTAGTGAAACACTCAAGGAAAAAGAACACGTCGCCGTATCTATAAATAAAAGAGGCGTAGATGACCATACCTCAATTATTAGAGCCTTAGGTAAACTCCTCAGTCATCGAGTTGCATTAGATATATCACCTTTGTATGTTCCTTCTTCAGCAGACAATCAGCCAAATTTCAAAGTAGAAAATAACCCACAGCCTCAAAATCAATCTTTAACTTCTCATCCCCATAAAATTTGGAAATCAACCCCCTCACAACTTCCAAATTTACGCAAATACCACCGACAAAAATTGAGTCATAACAATGCAGTTATGACAAAAACGCACAGTTTTTTATTAAAGTCTCGCCAGGAATCACTAGAGCAAATACATCTCTTGATTCAGCAACAAATAGACTTTTATAAACGGATAGTTTAA